A stretch of Thermodesulfobacteriota bacterium DNA encodes these proteins:
- the argB gene encoding acetylglutamate kinase, with amino-acid sequence MKKEFTNKAKTLVEALPYIKEFYGQTIVVKYGGSVGDEDLSNFARDIVLMKYVGMHPVVVHGGGPQIGNHLKKLGIETDFIAGLRVTDQQTMEVAEMVLVGKINQKIIEAIHSMGGKAVGTSGKEGKMILAKKLDLKKFGKENGVKIPKGADLGMVGEVDSVNPDLIKVLENSGFIPVIAPIGFDDEGRTFNINADHVAGRIAGALNAVKLILLTNVTGILDEKKKLISTLNESQAKKLIKKETISSGMIPKVMCAIEALHEGVQKVHIIDGTIDHSLILEIFTDSGIGTEIVL; translated from the coding sequence TGAAAAAAGAATTCACAAATAAAGCAAAGACTCTGGTAGAGGCCCTTCCCTACATAAAGGAATTCTACGGCCAGACTATTGTGGTTAAGTATGGCGGTAGCGTAGGAGACGAGGATCTATCTAACTTTGCCAGAGACATAGTGCTCATGAAATACGTAGGCATGCACCCTGTTGTTGTGCACGGGGGCGGGCCTCAGATCGGAAATCACCTTAAAAAACTTGGCATTGAGACTGATTTTATTGCGGGCCTAAGGGTAACCGATCAGCAAACAATGGAAGTTGCCGAGATGGTTCTTGTAGGAAAAATAAACCAGAAAATCATTGAAGCCATACACTCTATGGGCGGTAAGGCTGTTGGAACATCAGGGAAAGAAGGAAAGATGATCCTTGCTAAAAAGCTAGACCTTAAGAAATTCGGCAAGGAAAACGGCGTTAAAATCCCAAAAGGTGCAGACTTGGGAATGGTCGGAGAAGTAGACAGCGTAAACCCGGATCTTATTAAAGTGCTCGAGAACTCAGGCTTTATTCCAGTTATCGCCCCAATCGGATTTGATGATGAGGGAAGAACTTTTAATATTAACGCTGATCATGTGGCCGGCCGTATAGCAGGCGCTCTTAACGCTGTTAAGCTTATACTTCTTACAAATGTGACTGGAATACTTGATGAAAAGAAAAAATTAATATCTACATTAAATGAATCCCAGGCTAAAAAGCTGATTAAAAAAGAGACAATCTCAAGCGGAATGATACCAAAGGTTATGTGCGCTATCGAAGCTCTTCATGAAGGGGTACAGAAAGTGCATATAATTGACGGCACTATTGACCATTCTCTGATACTTGAGATATTCACAGATTCCGGAATCGGAACGGAGATAGTTCTTTGA